A single Aspergillus chevalieri M1 DNA, chromosome 3, nearly complete sequence DNA region contains:
- a CDS encoding NAD-dependent epimerase/dehydratase family protein (COG:Q;~EggNog:ENOG410PK2Q;~InterPro:IPR036291,IPR001509;~PFAM:PF04321,PF01370;~go_function: GO:0003824 - catalytic activity [Evidence IEA]) → MSSQYDVLVTGSAGHLGTALMLTLPSLGFNPLGIDILPSPTTTIVGSVSDRAFIASIFAFNPIKHILHTATLHKPHICSHSKEDFISTNILGTLVLLEESSKFTAQIESFIFFSTTSTFGSALSPKPGSPAVWIDESVTPVPKNIYGVTKVAAEDVCSLVQKESNLPVLVLRTSRFFPEEDDDEDRRSAMGDENLKVLELAYRRCDIEDIVGASVCAMRRAREIQWGKYIISAPSPFESDAHTLDALNRDPAAVLNKIFPELDVLFKEKGWKHHERIDRVYDSSRAIRELGWEPRYTFEKTVERLVSGGEWKSELTARVGKKGYHAVSTGVYTKR, encoded by the coding sequence ATGTCTTCACAATACGATGTTCTCGTCACCGGTTCGGCTGGCCATCTCGGCACCGCTCTCATGCTCACTCTGCCCTCACTGGGCTTCAACCCCCTGGGCATCGACATCCTCCCCTCACCCACGACAACAATCGTAGGCTCTGTTAGCGACCGCGCTTTCATCGCCTCTATTTTCGCTTTCAACCCCATCAAGCACATCCTTCATACTGCAACCCTGCACAAGCCGCACATATGCAGCCACAGTAAGGAGGACTTCATCTCAACCAACATTCTCGGCACTCTAGTCCTCCTTGAAGAGTCCTCCAAATTCACAGCCCAAATTGAGAGCTTTATTTTCTTCAGCACAACTAGTACGTTTGGCAGCGCACTGAGTCCCAAACCGGGTTCGCCAGCCGTCTGGATCGATGAATCTGTAACACCCGTGCCGAAGAATATCTATGGCGTGACGAAGGTTGCGGCGGAGGATGTATGCTCTCTGGTGCAGAAGGAGAGTAATTTGCCCGTGCTGGTTCTCCGCACGAGTCGTTTTTTCCccgaggaagatgatgatgaagaccgGCGCTCGGCTATGGGGGATGAAAATTTGAAGGTTCTGGAGCTGGCTTACCGGCGATGTGACATTGAGGATATTGTGGGTGCCTCGGTATGTGCAATGAGAAGGGCGAGGGAGATTCAATGGGGGAAGTATATCATTAGCGCACCGTCGCCTTTCGAGAGTGATGCGCATACGCTTGATGCACTGAACCGGGACCCAGCGGCGGTGTTAAACAAGATCTTCCCGGAGCTGGATGTCCTATTTAAGGAAAAAGGGTGGAAGCATCATGAGAGAATTGATCGGGTTTATGATTCAAGCAGGGCGATTAGGGAGCTGGGATGGGAACCTAGGTATACATTTGAGAAGACAGTGGAGAGGTTGGTGAGCGGCGGGGAATGGAAGAGTGAGCTAACAGCGAGAGTCGGCAAGAAAGGGTATCATGCTGTAAGCACAGGAGTCTATACGAAGCGATAA
- a CDS encoding uncharacterized protein (SECRETED:SignalP(1-17)): MKAFFAILSALVPFTNAMTLSGNNVDILRSAESILHAAQDLPSSGNDHTMHTNDDGLTFLTHIALYSEVHGNLTFADTEVRASHDVEPTIWRLYMDCRDYSKGFEFQALDPFNRQIWWNVNYDRVIVGGGSYDMAARFQLRIGRKNDKQSDGAGTEDKHLSDGNDERQWMYIMNNNNGCIFFNKDGLARTGTLSACHPIKFKQIDEKELPIWEDPLKACSS; encoded by the coding sequence ATGAAGGCCTTCTTCGCCATTCTCTCGGCACTGGTGCCCTTCACTAACGCCATGACCCTCTCCGGAAACAACGTGGACATTCTGCGCTCTGCCGAATCCATCCTCCACGCTGCACAGGATCTTCCCAGCAGCGGCAACGACCACACCATGCACACCAACGACGATGGTCTCACGTTCCTCACCCACATTGCCCTCTACTCGGAGGTCCATGGGAACCTTACCTTCGCGGACACAGAAGTCCGGGCAAGTCACGACGTCGAACCCACAATCTGGCGTCTCTACATGGATTGCCGCGACTATTCCAAAGGGTTCGAGTTCCAGGCCCTTGACCCCTTCAATCGCCAGATCTGGTGGAATGTCAACTACGACCGAGTAATTGTCGGTGGGGGCTCGTATGACATGGCGGCCCGGTTCCAACTCCGGATCGGTAGAAAGAATGACAAGCAGAGTGACGGAGCCGGTACTGAGGACAAGCATCTGAGCGATGGGAATGACGAGCGCCAATGGATGTATATCATGAACAATAACAACGGATgcatcttcttcaacaagGACGGCTTGGCCCGGACTGGAACTCTGAGCGCCTGCCACCCCATTAAGTTCAAGCAGATTGACGAGAAAGAATTGCCCATCTGGGAGGACCCGCTCAAGGCCTGTTCTTCTTAA